In a genomic window of Scyliorhinus torazame isolate Kashiwa2021f chromosome 5, sScyTor2.1, whole genome shotgun sequence:
- the LOC140418256 gene encoding uncharacterized protein isoform X2 has protein sequence MQMDIGSGGLDDRKLKPNITSKFDSHSIQVLEEDLQTGTLSKLLHHNVTASLDSSGSEHYRPLNASVCISVSQGVRRGGFAVGKLKTNITSGSEYHRILHMQENSNASSAEKCGDCEQGFRSLSELETHQPSHTGERLFTCPECGKGFTWSSNLLRHQRVHSGETPFTCPECGKEFTRSSGLQQNQRVHTRERPFTCSKCGKGFTDSSTLLKYQQVHTDERPFKCVDCERCYKSSFNLMRHERAHTDERPFRCSDYGTGFRQSSELIVHQRIHTGERPFTCSKCGKGFSDSSTLLKHLQVHTEARPFQCTDCGKCYKSPVDLMHHQLGLTDETPFRCSHCGTGFRQSPQLAVHQRIHTRERPFTCFECGKGFTQSSTLQRHQRVHTGERPFPCFVCGKRFTRLSILTSHQCVCK, from the exons GGTATTAGAAGAGGATTTACAGACCGGAACCTTGAGCAAACTCTTACATCACAATGTGACAgcttcactcgattcatcaggaagTGAACATTATCGTCCTTTGAACGCAAGTGTTTGCATTTCAG tttcacagggtgttcgaaggggaggatttgcagttgggaaactgaaaacaaacatcacatcaggatctgaatatcatcggatttTGCACATGCAAGAAAATAGCAATGCTAGCAGTGCggagaaatgtggggactgtgagcaGGGATTCAGATCCCTGTCGGAGCTGGAAACCCATCAgcccagtcacactggggagagactgttcacctgcccagagtgtgggaagggattcacctggtcatccaatctgctgagacaccagcgagttcatagtggggagactccattcacctgcccagagtgtgggaaggaattcactcgatcatcagggcTGCAACaaaaccagcgggttcacactagggagaggccattcacctgctccaagtgtggaaagggatttactgaTTCTTCCACTCTGTTGAAATACCAGCAGGTTCACacggatgagagaccttttaaatgtgtagACTGTGAGAGGTGCTATAAAAGTTCCTTCAACCTAATGCGTCATGAGCGagctcacactgatgagagaccgttcaggtgctcggaCTATGGAACTGGGTTCAGGCAGTCATCGGAACTCATtgtacaccagcggattcacactggggagaggccattcacctgctccaagtgtggaaagggattcagcgattcatccaccctgctgaaacaCCTGCAGGTTCACACTGAAGCAAGACCATTTCAATGCactgactgtgggaagtgctataaaagtcctGTTGACCTGATGCACCATCAGCTTGGTCTCACTGATGAGacaccattcaggtgctctcactgtgggacagggtTCAGGCAATCACCTCAACTGgctgtacaccagcgaattcacaccagggagaggccattcacctgcttcgagtgtgggaaaggattcactcagtcatccactctgcaaagacaccagcgagttcacactggggagagaccgttcccctgcttcgtgtgtgggaagagattcactcggttgtccATTCTCACAAGTCACCAGTGTGTTTGCAAATAA
- the LOC140418256 gene encoding uncharacterized protein isoform X1: protein MMWRCRRWTGDIGSGGLDDRKLKPNITSKFDSHSIQVLEEDLQTGTLSKLLHHNVTASLDSSGSEHYRPLNASVCISVSQGVRRGGFAVGKLKTNITSGSEYHRILHMQENSNASSAEKCGDCEQGFRSLSELETHQPSHTGERLFTCPECGKGFTWSSNLLRHQRVHSGETPFTCPECGKEFTRSSGLQQNQRVHTRERPFTCSKCGKGFTDSSTLLKYQQVHTDERPFKCVDCERCYKSSFNLMRHERAHTDERPFRCSDYGTGFRQSSELIVHQRIHTGERPFTCSKCGKGFSDSSTLLKHLQVHTEARPFQCTDCGKCYKSPVDLMHHQLGLTDETPFRCSHCGTGFRQSPQLAVHQRIHTRERPFTCFECGKGFTQSSTLQRHQRVHTGERPFPCFVCGKRFTRLSILTSHQCVCK from the exons GGTATTAGAAGAGGATTTACAGACCGGAACCTTGAGCAAACTCTTACATCACAATGTGACAgcttcactcgattcatcaggaagTGAACATTATCGTCCTTTGAACGCAAGTGTTTGCATTTCAG tttcacagggtgttcgaaggggaggatttgcagttgggaaactgaaaacaaacatcacatcaggatctgaatatcatcggatttTGCACATGCAAGAAAATAGCAATGCTAGCAGTGCggagaaatgtggggactgtgagcaGGGATTCAGATCCCTGTCGGAGCTGGAAACCCATCAgcccagtcacactggggagagactgttcacctgcccagagtgtgggaagggattcacctggtcatccaatctgctgagacaccagcgagttcatagtggggagactccattcacctgcccagagtgtgggaaggaattcactcgatcatcagggcTGCAACaaaaccagcgggttcacactagggagaggccattcacctgctccaagtgtggaaagggatttactgaTTCTTCCACTCTGTTGAAATACCAGCAGGTTCACacggatgagagaccttttaaatgtgtagACTGTGAGAGGTGCTATAAAAGTTCCTTCAACCTAATGCGTCATGAGCGagctcacactgatgagagaccgttcaggtgctcggaCTATGGAACTGGGTTCAGGCAGTCATCGGAACTCATtgtacaccagcggattcacactggggagaggccattcacctgctccaagtgtggaaagggattcagcgattcatccaccctgctgaaacaCCTGCAGGTTCACACTGAAGCAAGACCATTTCAATGCactgactgtgggaagtgctataaaagtcctGTTGACCTGATGCACCATCAGCTTGGTCTCACTGATGAGacaccattcaggtgctctcactgtgggacagggtTCAGGCAATCACCTCAACTGgctgtacaccagcgaattcacaccagggagaggccattcacctgcttcgagtgtgggaaaggattcactcagtcatccactctgcaaagacaccagcgagttcacactggggagagaccgttcccctgcttcgtgtgtgggaagagattcactcggttgtccATTCTCACAAGTCACCAGTGTGTTTGCAAATAA